From Pontibacter actiniarum, a single genomic window includes:
- a CDS encoding carbonic anhydrase family protein: MRTHTKETQSSMTPEKAIQFLKEGNERFVNNLKANRNLLQQVNETSTGQFPFAVILSCIDSRTSAELIFDQGLGDIFSIRIAGNIVNEDILGSMEFACKAAGSKLVVVLGHTRCGAITGACDHVELGNLTGLLKKVEPAIERETQTQTERNGKNTDFVTHVTENNVHLGMEQVRKQSPILAEMEQNGEIRIIGGMYDVETGRVDFYEA, encoded by the coding sequence ATGAGAACACATACCAAAGAAACGCAGAGCAGCATGACGCCGGAGAAGGCGATTCAGTTTCTGAAGGAGGGAAACGAGCGCTTTGTCAACAACCTGAAAGCCAACCGGAACCTCCTGCAGCAGGTGAACGAGACCTCTACGGGCCAGTTTCCCTTCGCTGTCATACTCAGTTGCATCGACTCCAGAACTTCGGCCGAGCTGATTTTTGACCAGGGCCTGGGAGACATCTTCAGTATCCGGATTGCCGGCAACATTGTAAACGAAGACATACTGGGCAGCATGGAGTTTGCCTGCAAGGCAGCGGGGTCCAAGCTGGTTGTGGTGCTGGGCCACACAAGGTGCGGCGCCATTACGGGGGCCTGCGACCATGTGGAGCTGGGGAACCTGACAGGGCTGTTGAAGAAGGTGGAGCCGGCCATTGAGCGCGAAACACAGACCCAAACAGAGCGGAACGGCAAAAACACAGACTTCGTAACGCATGTAACCGAGAACAACGTACACCTGGGCATGGAGCAGGTCAGGAAGCAGAGCCCCATCCTGGCGGAGATGGAGCAGAACGGGGAAATCCGTATTATCGGGGGCATGTACGACGTGGAGACCGGCAGAGTCGATTTTTACGAAGCATAG
- a CDS encoding DUF4168 domain-containing protein has protein sequence MVLFKKGTIAAAFVATSLCFGQAAFAQQTAAPQEQQTSQTYSDEELRSFLDANTKATEIQKESRTALVSAIEEQDLSVDRFNELAKAHRQKKLEEVAENPEEIAAFSTAAQAIVQLQPEVKEKVEQAIEEEGLTMEEYNNILKAYKEDPAVQAQIRKVMAAE, from the coding sequence ATGGTATTATTCAAGAAAGGGACCATTGCAGCTGCCTTTGTCGCGACTTCTCTTTGCTTCGGGCAGGCAGCCTTCGCACAACAGACAGCGGCTCCGCAGGAGCAGCAAACCTCACAGACCTATTCTGACGAAGAGCTGAGAAGCTTTTTAGACGCGAACACCAAGGCGACCGAGATCCAGAAGGAGAGCCGCACGGCCCTGGTGTCTGCCATTGAGGAGCAGGACCTCAGCGTTGACCGTTTTAACGAGCTGGCAAAGGCTCACCGCCAGAAAAAGCTGGAAGAAGTGGCCGAGAACCCTGAAGAGATCGCCGCTTTCAGCACGGCGGCCCAGGCTATTGTACAGCTGCAGCCCGAGGTGAAAGAGAAAGTAGAGCAGGCCATTGAAGAAGAGGGCCTGACGATGGAGGAGTATAACAACATCCTGAAAGCCTATAAAGAGGACCCTGCCGTACAGGCACAGATCCGAAAGGTAATGGCAGCTGAGTAG
- a CDS encoding aldo/keto reductase produces MQYRRFGRTGWKISEVGYGMWGMAGWKESDDRQSERSLDLAVENGCNFFDTAWGYGEGHSEKLLGQLLKRHPERQLYMATKIPPKNFTWPSKPEFKLEDVFPAEHIIAYTEKSLKNLGVETIGLQQFHVWEDAWADNEEWQRAVEKLKADGKIQHMGVSVNRWEPQNVLQTLRTGHISAVQVIYNIFDQAPEDELFPLCEQLDVGIIARVPFDEGTLTGNLTKGTTFPEGDWRNSYFVPENLNSSVDHAEALRPLVPEGMTMAEMALRFILSNPQISTTIPGMRKANHVAANLGTSDGKGLPQQLLQELKGHRWDRQPTEWSQ; encoded by the coding sequence ATGCAATACAGACGATTTGGCCGCACAGGCTGGAAAATAAGCGAGGTAGGCTACGGCATGTGGGGCATGGCCGGCTGGAAAGAGTCGGATGACCGGCAGTCGGAGCGCTCCCTGGATTTAGCCGTAGAGAACGGCTGCAACTTTTTTGACACGGCCTGGGGCTACGGAGAAGGCCACAGCGAGAAGCTGCTGGGGCAACTGCTGAAGCGCCACCCGGAAAGGCAGCTGTACATGGCCACGAAAATACCGCCCAAGAACTTTACATGGCCCTCCAAACCGGAGTTTAAGCTAGAGGATGTTTTCCCGGCGGAGCATATCATCGCGTACACCGAGAAAAGCCTGAAAAACCTGGGCGTGGAGACGATCGGCCTGCAGCAGTTTCATGTGTGGGAAGATGCCTGGGCGGATAACGAGGAGTGGCAACGTGCCGTGGAGAAGCTCAAAGCCGACGGTAAGATCCAGCACATGGGCGTGAGCGTGAACCGCTGGGAACCGCAGAACGTGCTCCAGACCCTGCGCACCGGCCACATCAGCGCCGTGCAGGTTATCTACAACATCTTTGACCAGGCGCCGGAAGACGAGCTCTTCCCGCTCTGCGAGCAGCTGGATGTGGGCATTATTGCCCGCGTGCCCTTTGATGAAGGCACCCTGACCGGCAACCTCACCAAAGGCACCACGTTTCCGGAAGGTGACTGGCGCAACTCCTACTTTGTACCGGAAAACCTGAACAGCAGTGTGGACCACGCAGAGGCGCTTCGGCCGCTGGTGCCGGAAGGGATGACCATGGCCGAGATGGCGCTGCGCTTTATCCTGAGCAACCCGCAGATCAGCACCACCATACCCGGCATGCGCAAAGCCAACCACGTAGCGGCCAACCTCGGCACCAGCGACGGCAAGGGCCTGCCACAGCAGCTGCTGCAAGAGCTAAAAGGCCACCGCTGGGACCGCCAGCCAACGGAGTGGTCGCAGTAA
- a CDS encoding YihY/virulence factor BrkB family protein, whose protein sequence is MVKKLKHFFTNTWEILKYSRRNFLQGEPIVYSAAIAFFTIFSLPAILIILMFAGSIFFSESTVRSQLVKEVESLVSEQASTQVSSILENAVEAPTGFWGITIGLVIIIQSSTITFFIIQKALNAVWQVRTKPGVGLVQLLKNRLSALAMVANLGLLFALSLLFDTLVAMLGDQLRMLLEEHFSSTIQVVNTVFYLTIVYVFFTAILKILPDVKVPWKDALMGGAITSLLFLIGKQIINFLLGRMVISGIYAAAGSLVILLLWVFYSSVILLLGAEVTKAYAHNRGREVQPKPIATKYEK, encoded by the coding sequence ATGGTAAAAAAACTGAAGCATTTCTTTACAAACACCTGGGAGATATTGAAGTACTCCAGACGGAACTTCCTGCAGGGCGAGCCGATCGTCTACAGTGCCGCTATTGCCTTCTTCACCATTTTCTCTCTTCCTGCCATCCTGATCATTCTTATGTTTGCCGGTTCTATTTTCTTTTCGGAAAGCACCGTGCGCTCCCAACTTGTGAAAGAGGTGGAAAGCCTGGTTAGCGAGCAGGCAAGCACGCAGGTGAGCTCCATACTGGAGAACGCCGTAGAGGCCCCCACCGGGTTCTGGGGAATAACCATAGGCCTGGTCATTATCATCCAAAGCTCTACCATCACGTTCTTTATTATACAGAAGGCGCTGAACGCCGTGTGGCAGGTACGGACAAAACCTGGGGTGGGGTTGGTGCAACTGCTGAAAAACAGGCTTTCAGCGCTGGCGATGGTAGCGAACCTGGGCCTGCTGTTTGCCCTCAGCCTGCTGTTCGACACCCTGGTGGCGATGCTTGGCGATCAGCTGCGGATGCTGCTGGAGGAGCACTTCTCCTCCACCATCCAGGTTGTAAACACCGTCTTCTACCTAACGATAGTGTACGTCTTCTTCACTGCGATACTCAAGATCCTGCCCGATGTGAAGGTGCCCTGGAAGGATGCCTTGATGGGTGGGGCCATCACGTCCCTGCTCTTCCTGATCGGCAAGCAGATCATTAACTTCCTGCTCGGGCGCATGGTTATCTCCGGTATCTATGCGGCGGCGGGCTCTTTGGTCATACTGCTGCTGTGGGTCTTCTACTCCTCCGTTATCCTGCTGTTGGGTGCGGAGGTTACCAAGGCCTATGCCCACAACCGGGGCCGCGAAGTGCAGCCCAAGCCGATCGCTACCAAGTATGAAAAGTAG
- a CDS encoding M3 family metallopeptidase — protein sequence MGNQMLYAGKKSSVLVMLALLGCTSTQQGQQSQQTPTAMEQQKHTDNPLLAKWTGPYGGVPAFDKMDLADLKPAIEQGMAIQLAEIEAIANNPAPATFANTIEPLEKAGEELNRAFTYYSIWSSNKSSPEFRAIQAELAPKISEFNSKISQNEKLFQRIKTVYDNSQKKALPADQQRVVQLVYKGFAMEGANLDAAAKARYAAINKELSSLYTAFSNNILADEENYVTYLTKDQLSGLPESFVKAAAKAAADRGQEGKYAVTNTRSSMDQFLTYSDERALREKVWNTYYSRGDNGDASDNNENIQKILQLRNERVKLMGYDNYADWRLQNRMAKTPERAMDLMNAVWPAAIARVKEEVADMQAVADASGKSITIKPWDYRYYAEKVRQQKYDLDSDEVKQYLELNNLTQALFFTAGELFNYKFTPVAEGAVPVFHEDVKVWEVTDKTTGEHIGLWYLDPFARQGKRSGAWASPYRSHTTFNGKQTVLASNNSNFIKPAPGEPVLVSWDDATTFFHEFGHALHFLSSNVKYPTLNGGVRDYTEFQSQLLERWLSTDKVINQFLKHHKTGEVMPAELVAKIKKASTFNQGFATTEYLASALMDMKYHLADPASIDPDAFERETLAAMNMPSELVMRHRSPHFGHVFSGEGYATAYYGYMWADVLTADAAEAFEEAPGGFYDKEVAAKLRKYLFAPRNSMDPAEAYRKFRGRDAKIDALMRDRGFPVTEPQSKK from the coding sequence ATGGGAAACCAGATGCTGTATGCCGGCAAAAAATCAAGCGTGCTTGTGATGCTGGCCTTACTCGGTTGCACCTCTACCCAACAGGGGCAGCAGTCGCAACAAACACCTACCGCCATGGAGCAACAAAAGCATACCGACAATCCTTTACTGGCCAAGTGGACAGGCCCTTACGGAGGCGTTCCTGCTTTCGACAAGATGGACCTGGCCGACCTGAAGCCAGCCATTGAACAGGGCATGGCCATACAGCTGGCCGAGATCGAGGCCATTGCCAACAACCCTGCCCCCGCTACCTTCGCCAACACCATTGAGCCCCTGGAGAAGGCGGGCGAGGAGCTGAACCGCGCCTTTACCTACTACAGCATCTGGAGCAGCAACAAGTCTTCGCCGGAGTTCAGGGCGATTCAGGCGGAGCTGGCCCCGAAGATTTCTGAGTTCAACTCAAAGATCTCCCAGAACGAGAAGCTGTTTCAGCGCATCAAAACGGTTTATGACAACTCCCAGAAAAAGGCCCTGCCGGCAGACCAGCAACGCGTAGTGCAGCTGGTGTACAAAGGCTTTGCCATGGAGGGCGCCAACCTGGATGCCGCTGCCAAAGCGCGCTATGCCGCTATCAACAAAGAGCTTTCGTCGCTCTACACCGCGTTCTCTAACAACATCCTGGCCGATGAGGAGAACTACGTTACCTACCTGACCAAAGACCAGCTGAGCGGCCTGCCGGAGTCGTTTGTGAAGGCTGCCGCCAAAGCCGCCGCCGACCGCGGCCAGGAAGGCAAGTATGCCGTAACCAACACCCGCTCGTCCATGGACCAGTTCCTGACCTACTCCGACGAGCGTGCGCTGCGCGAGAAAGTATGGAACACCTACTACTCCCGCGGCGACAACGGCGACGCCTCCGATAACAACGAGAACATCCAGAAGATACTCCAGCTCCGAAATGAGCGCGTAAAGCTGATGGGCTACGACAACTACGCCGACTGGCGCCTGCAGAACCGCATGGCTAAAACACCGGAGCGCGCCATGGACCTGATGAACGCCGTTTGGCCGGCTGCCATCGCCCGCGTGAAAGAGGAAGTGGCAGACATGCAGGCGGTGGCCGATGCCAGCGGCAAGAGCATCACGATCAAGCCGTGGGACTATCGCTACTACGCCGAGAAAGTGCGCCAGCAGAAGTATGACCTGGACTCTGACGAGGTAAAGCAGTACCTGGAGCTGAACAACCTGACGCAGGCGCTTTTCTTTACCGCGGGAGAGCTGTTTAACTACAAGTTTACGCCAGTGGCGGAAGGCGCTGTGCCTGTTTTCCACGAAGATGTGAAAGTATGGGAAGTAACCGACAAGACGACCGGAGAGCACATCGGCCTGTGGTACCTGGACCCATTTGCACGCCAGGGCAAACGCTCCGGCGCCTGGGCTTCGCCGTACCGCAGCCACACCACCTTCAACGGCAAGCAAACCGTGCTGGCCTCCAACAACTCCAACTTCATCAAGCCGGCTCCGGGCGAGCCAGTGCTGGTTTCGTGGGATGATGCGACGACCTTCTTCCACGAGTTCGGCCATGCGCTGCACTTCCTGTCGTCTAATGTGAAGTACCCGACGCTGAACGGCGGTGTGAGGGACTATACGGAGTTCCAGTCGCAGCTGCTCGAGCGCTGGCTGTCTACCGACAAGGTGATCAACCAGTTCCTGAAGCACCACAAAACGGGTGAGGTAATGCCGGCGGAGCTGGTGGCGAAGATCAAAAAGGCCTCTACCTTTAACCAGGGCTTTGCCACGACGGAGTACCTGGCGTCGGCCCTGATGGACATGAAGTACCACCTGGCAGACCCGGCAAGTATAGACCCGGATGCATTTGAGCGCGAAACGCTGGCGGCCATGAACATGCCAAGCGAACTGGTGATGCGCCACCGTTCGCCGCACTTCGGACACGTGTTCTCCGGGGAGGGCTATGCCACCGCTTACTACGGCTACATGTGGGCCGATGTGCTGACAGCGGATGCCGCAGAGGCGTTTGAAGAGGCACCGGGCGGCTTCTACGACAAAGAGGTGGCGGCCAAGCTGCGTAAGTACCTCTTCGCGCCTAGAAACTCCATGGACCCGGCCGAGGCTTACAGAAAGTTCCGTGGCCGCGACGCCAAAATCGATGCGCTGATGCGTGACCGCGGCTTCCCGGTTACAGAGCCGCAGTCGAAAAAGTAA
- a CDS encoding glycine zipper domain-containing protein, translating to MKKGTFIFSLVFIVSIMLSKPGEAQDRKISPQAKGTVIGAATGAAAGAIIHKRNRVVGGVVGGVVGGGAGYVIGKRIDNKNKAEEAERAAEAERIAAAERAAAEARETRAVAAASAPASAPAKKTVAAKRAAAPARQALAAPAPAAVAYADYTEVQDPIMTIAFLPNPTYGDPSTAYSTSEVRRKSW from the coding sequence ATGAAAAAAGGAACATTCATTTTCAGCCTGGTTTTTATAGTATCAATCATGCTGAGCAAGCCGGGAGAGGCACAGGATAGAAAGATAAGCCCACAGGCAAAAGGCACTGTTATCGGCGCTGCAACGGGTGCCGCCGCAGGTGCCATCATACACAAGCGCAACCGCGTGGTAGGCGGTGTTGTCGGCGGTGTAGTAGGTGGCGGCGCAGGCTATGTAATTGGCAAGCGCATCGATAACAAGAACAAGGCAGAAGAGGCCGAACGGGCTGCCGAGGCAGAACGTATAGCGGCCGCGGAAAGAGCCGCCGCCGAGGCTAGGGAGACAAGAGCAGTAGCTGCAGCCAGTGCCCCTGCCAGCGCGCCGGCTAAAAAAACAGTTGCCGCAAAGAGAGCGGCCGCCCCAGCCAGGCAAGCGCTTGCTGCCCCGGCCCCGGCCGCAGTTGCCTATGCCGACTACACAGAGGTCCAGGACCCTATCATGACCATTGCTTTCCTGCCGAACCCCACGTACGGAGACCCCTCTACCGCATACAGCACCTCTGAGGTAAGGAGAAAAAGCTGGTAA
- a CDS encoding YybH family protein codes for MKRYLSILFFAVVLSSCTQQKEAVNIQRLNQEFISAWNNDDPEKVISFLADDVQFIQGETHFNGKSEVANKWVKDTYPTISDLKTNVVSTGADEQIAYEAGTFSVDVLPSGTDQLHGIGEGNFILLWKKGADGNWKLSYAQLEGLPVQAKN; via the coding sequence ATGAAACGATACTTGTCTATCCTGTTCTTTGCCGTTGTGCTTTCGTCTTGCACGCAGCAGAAAGAGGCGGTAAACATACAGCGCCTGAACCAGGAGTTTATCAGTGCCTGGAACAACGATGACCCCGAGAAGGTGATTTCCTTCCTGGCAGACGATGTGCAGTTCATTCAGGGCGAAACGCACTTCAACGGCAAGTCTGAAGTTGCCAACAAGTGGGTAAAGGATACTTACCCCACCATCAGCGACCTGAAAACGAATGTAGTAAGCACAGGTGCCGATGAGCAGATCGCCTACGAGGCGGGTACTTTCTCTGTGGATGTGCTCCCCTCCGGCACAGACCAGCTGCACGGGATAGGAGAGGGTAACTTTATCCTGCTTTGGAAAAAGGGAGCCGACGGCAACTGGAAGCTCAGCTATGCACAGCTGGAGGGCTTGCCGGTGCAGGCAAAGAACTAG
- a CDS encoding bestrophin family protein — MLIDKTIPFSYMLNKVKYDVLRVLLFSVAFHLLKHFFTDYLPPVPFQLPAILGTSISLILAFKLNQSYDRWWEARKVWGAIVNDSRSLVLQLKGFVDEERTEPRQLLHRMAYRQIAWCYSLGESLRGNEPIKEEQEANLSPEEINYIRKHSNKPLALLMCHVHDLKALLRLEAVNPYQQVQLDSTLTRLCESMGKAERIRGTVFPVTYKLIVHFFIYLFLVVLSLALVETIGVYEIPVLTFIATTFFLIEKTARHMQDPFRNKPTDTPVTAIARTIEINIKQILHDADVPKPLAAEKYYIM; from the coding sequence ATGCTCATAGACAAAACGATTCCCTTCAGCTACATGCTCAACAAAGTAAAGTATGACGTGCTGCGGGTATTGCTTTTTTCTGTGGCTTTCCACCTCCTGAAACATTTTTTCACCGATTACTTGCCGCCTGTTCCGTTTCAGCTGCCGGCTATCCTGGGTACCTCCATCTCCCTTATACTTGCTTTTAAACTTAACCAGTCGTACGACCGCTGGTGGGAGGCCCGCAAAGTATGGGGTGCCATTGTAAACGACTCCCGCTCCCTGGTGCTGCAGCTAAAAGGCTTCGTGGACGAGGAGCGGACGGAGCCGCGGCAGCTGCTGCACCGGATGGCCTACCGCCAGATTGCCTGGTGCTACAGCCTGGGGGAGTCGCTGCGGGGGAACGAGCCCATTAAGGAAGAGCAGGAGGCCAACCTGTCGCCGGAGGAGATAAACTACATCCGGAAGCACAGCAACAAGCCGCTGGCCCTGCTCATGTGCCACGTGCACGACCTGAAAGCCCTGCTTCGGCTTGAGGCGGTAAACCCGTACCAGCAGGTGCAGCTCGACAGCACCCTCACCCGCCTCTGCGAGTCGATGGGCAAGGCCGAGCGCATCAGGGGCACCGTGTTTCCCGTTACCTATAAGCTGATCGTGCACTTCTTTATTTACCTCTTCCTGGTGGTGCTGTCGCTGGCCCTGGTCGAGACGATAGGCGTGTATGAGATTCCGGTCCTGACTTTTATCGCCACGACCTTCTTCCTGATAGAGAAAACGGCGCGGCACATGCAGGACCCCTTCCGCAACAAGCCCACTGACACACCCGTCACGGCTATTGCCAGAACCATCGAGATCAACATTAAGCAGATACTGCACGACGCGGATGTGCCCAAGCCTTTAGCCGCAGAGAAGTACTACATTATGTAA
- a CDS encoding YceI family protein: protein MATTKWVVDPTHSEVQFKVKHLMITTVTGYFSKYNVEVETEDEDFTKASRIVFTADVDSISTNNEQRDTHLKSPDFFDAANHAQVRFEGNKFEKASDDQYKLHGDLTIRGTTKPVTVNVEFGGIVVDPYGQTKAGFTVTGKINRKEFGLSWDAVTEAGSVVVSDEIKLNSDIQLVKQG, encoded by the coding sequence ATGGCTACAACAAAATGGGTCGTAGACCCGACGCACAGCGAGGTACAGTTTAAGGTGAAGCACCTGATGATTACGACCGTAACGGGGTATTTCAGCAAGTATAACGTAGAGGTGGAGACAGAAGACGAGGACTTCACAAAGGCCTCGCGCATTGTTTTTACGGCTGATGTGGACTCTATCAGCACCAATAACGAGCAGCGCGACACGCACCTGAAATCGCCCGACTTTTTCGACGCTGCCAACCATGCCCAGGTTCGCTTTGAAGGCAACAAGTTCGAGAAAGCCTCCGACGACCAGTACAAACTGCACGGGGACCTCACCATCCGTGGCACTACAAAGCCGGTAACGGTTAATGTGGAGTTCGGTGGTATCGTTGTGGACCCGTACGGGCAGACAAAAGCGGGCTTTACCGTCACCGGCAAGATCAACCGTAAAGAGTTCGGCCTGTCCTGGGACGCGGTAACAGAAGCCGGTAGTGTGGTGGTGAGCGATGAGATCAAACTCAACAGCGACATCCAGCTGGTAAAGCAAGGCTAA